In one Procambarus clarkii isolate CNS0578487 chromosome 87, FALCON_Pclarkii_2.0, whole genome shotgun sequence genomic region, the following are encoded:
- the LOC123747077 gene encoding uncharacterized protein isoform X4, giving the protein MSGGLTAAGLLVLLLAFIGLGVGIYYAYICLRARPLRSKPPTDSERGPLINPDPDVNGNHEDAPLEASAPADDDDNTKYKTPLDEPDIGNGQVKSLTSDPPENVVTSSKTPKQNDEILVPIENAAPPAKIVHERELVSPLNQVAPLMLASPAVLQEISPDCHPQQNSKPIPQPQLEAEVQPTRNTPTPVYIPVPHAKKPLTLSDEEDGLLLSECVPHDDSIDSEHCPKPISFIPQADVPSSTKHEKLEASNVPHKEDQFQCDPVLIPLHTASAPPMPETPTSDPTQPLPSSQSAEPEITVVEPAPQPAPQPAPGYGWKEDVTPVGKAVEPVSPELLNNKLSPLLVQEDIEQIQPIQDTHCLVPINEIKLDILDKKSIEKNKSQPESPEISPRSTLNNKHTPKIPEEAPGKLVECPPLVCLETSPPPEQLGSCLPSTSSEEAVPSCTEIGEKKIPESIIPEEASSEVPTESSLDNVKRQLLLDDNCEPVMVIPLESSVTNPTDASNTPNKPPSLKDFPKAQTDSDSQAFNIPEETLADIPPNASTSISAKALEDIPLVISNIPLEAYIPNIDEEYDIDSAEGDSILPVIKEEGSVGTESECVETDSSEPEVTEYSFASGPSAPSTSVVLADEVSSTLEPEVTKYVIISDAEASCDSDLSESENSDDEDDYDPNKVNSDILPARPTSFEQDSKCNNEKTIQANPDSSRDKPDPSSHSLPFVKDAAPTIIKPDDSASNVLAIIATSNDGHSQSPDSTNILSKYDSNSEGSDTESEGAEAEAELREEVVKVPTAVHGTSPEFISTSVPPETSVVDTIKTPVVVSDPYPQKSLDTKVPNNPLQEISDSAEEISSSSCTSDLSDDDITTSTPKKSKIPRLVNCHES; this is encoded by the coding sequence GTGGTGGTTTGACTGCGGCAGGCCTTCTCGTGCTACTTCTAGCCTTCATTGGTCTAGGAGTAGGAATTTACTATGCCTACATATGCCTTCGTGCTCGCCCACTTCGATCTAAGCCACCCACTGATTCTGAACGTGGCCCCTTGATAAACCCCGATCCTGACGTCAATGGTAATCACGAAGATGCTCCTTTGGAAGCTTCTGCACCAgcagatgatgatgataataccaAATACAAAACACCATTGGATGAACCTGACATCGGCAACGGTCAAGTTAAGTCACTAACTTCTGATCCTCCTGAGAATGTTGTTACATCTAGCAAGACTCCTAAGCAGAATGATGAAATTCTTGTTCCAATTGAGAATGCAGCTCCACCAGCCAAAATTGTGCATGAAAGAGAACTTGTTTCTCCTTTGAATCAAGTTGCCCCATTGATGCTTGCTAGCCCTGCTGTTCTGCAAGAGATTTCACCTGATTGCCACCCACAACAAAACAGTAAGCCTATTCCTCAACCCCAACTAGAGGCTGAGGTACAACCTACAAGAAATACACCCACACCTGTTTATATTCCAGTGCCACATGCCAAAAAACCTTTAACACTCAGTGATGAGGAAGATGGTTTACTGTTGTCAGAATGTGTCCCTCACGATGATAGCATTGATTCTGAACATTGTCCTAAACCCATTTCATTCATTCCTCAAGCGGATGTTCCAAGTTCTACTAAACATGAGAAACTGGAAGCCAGCAACGTTCCACATAAGGAAGACCAGTTTCAGTGTGATCCTGTGCTCATTCCTCTCCACACAGCATCTGCTCCACCCATGCCTGAAACACCAACCTCTGATCCAACACAACCTTTGCCTTCATCTCAGTCTGCTGAGCCAGAGATAACAGTTGTTGAGCCTGCACCTCAGCCTGCACCTCAGCCTGCACCTGGTTATGGCTGGAAGGAAGATGTTACACCTGTAGGTAAAGCAGTCGAACCTGTATCCCCTGAATTGTTAAATAATAAACTTTCTCCTTTGCTCGTGCAAGAAGATATTGAACAGATTCAGCCAATCCAAGATACACATTGTTTAGTACCTATTAATGAGATCAAACTGGATATATTAGATAAAAAATCCATCGAGAAAAACAAATCGCAACCAGAGTCTCCAGAAATTTCACCTCGGTCAACACTTAATAATAAGCATACACCCAAGATACCCGAGGAGGCGCCTGGAAAACTAGTAGAATGCCCTCCTCTTGTATGTTTGGAAACTAGTCCACCTCCTGAACAGTTGGGGTCTTGCTTGCCTAGTACATCGTCTGAAGAAGCTGTACCATCTTGCACAGAAATCGGTGAAAAAAAGATACCTGAATCAATAATTCCTGAGGAGGCAAGCTCAGAAGTACCCACAGAATCATCGCTAGATAATGTGAAGAGGCAGCTGCTACTTGATGATAATTGTGAACCCGTTATGGTTATCCCCTTGGAGTCTTCAGTTACAAATCCTACAGATGCCTCCAATACTCCAAATAAGCCACCATCATTAAAAGATTTTCCAAAAGCTCAGACTGATAGTGATTCACAGGCATTTAACATTCCAGAGGAAACTCTAGCAGATATTCCTCCCAATGCTTCAACAAGCATTTCTGCAAAGGCTTTAGAAGACATTCCTCTAGTGATTTCTAATATTCCTCTAGAAGCATATATTCCTAACATTGATGAGGAATATGATATAGATTCAGCAGAAGGAGATAGTATTTTACCAGTTATTAAAGAAGAGGGCAGCGTTGGGACTGAATCAGAATGTGTTGAAACTGACAGCAGCGAACCAGAAGTTACCGAATATTCATTTGCTTCAGGCCCATCAGCCCCGTCTACCTCAGTTGTTCTTGCAGATGAAGTTAGTTCCACTCTGGAGCCTGAAGTAACCAAATATGTTATTATTTCAGATGCAGAAGCATCTTGTGattctgacttgagtgaatcagagaATTCTGATGATGAAGATGATTATGATCCAAATAAGGTTAATTCAGATATTTTACCTGCTAGGCCAACATCTTTTGAACAAGATAGCAAATGCAACAATGAGAAAACTATACAAGCCAATCCAGATTCATCTAGAGATAAACCTGATCCCTCAAGTCATTCTTTACCATTTGTTAAAGATGCAGCACCTACCATTATAAAGCCTGATGACTCTGCTTCAAATGTATTAGCCATTATTGCCACTTCTAATGATGGACACTCGCAGTCACCTGATTCGACTAACATTCTGTCAAAGTACGATTCCAATTCAGAAGGCTCTGACACAGAATCTGAAGGAGCAGAAGCTGAGGCAGAGTTAAGGGAAGAAGTGGTCAAAGTACCAACTGCTGTCCATGGAACATCTCCTGAATTCATTAGCACTTCTGTTCCGCCTGAAACTTCTGTGGTAGATACTATAAAAACACCTGTGGTGGTTTCTGATCCTTATCCTCAAAAATCTCTTGATACAAAAGTGCCGAATAACCCTCTTCAAGAGATCTCTGATTCTGCAGAAGAAATATCATCTTCCTCCTGTACGTCTGATTTGTCTGATGATGATATAACAACTTCAACTCCTAAAAAATCTAAAATTCCTAGGCTAGTTAATTGTCATGAATCTTGA
- the LOC123747077 gene encoding uncharacterized protein isoform X2, translated as MKVPGYTVSLALLAGGGLTAAGLLVLLLAFIGLGVGIYYAYICLRARPLRSKPPTDSERGPLINPDPDVNGNHEDAPLEASAPADDDDNTKYKTPLDEPDIGNGQVKSLTSDPPENVVTSSKTPKQNDEILVPIENAAPPAKIVHERELVSPLNQVAPLMLASPAVLQEISPDCHPQQNSKPIPQPQLEAEVQPTRNTPTPVYIPVPHAKKPLTLSDEEDGLLLSECVPHDDSIDSEHCPKPISFIPQADVPSSTKHEKLEASNVPHKEDQFQCDPVLIPLHTASAPPMPETPTSDPTQPLPSSQSAEPEITVVEPAPQPAPQPAPGYGWKEDVTPVGKAVEPVSPELLNNKLSPLLVQEDIEQIQPIQDTHCLVPINEIKLDILDKKSIEKNKSQPESPEISPRSTLNNKHTPKIPEEAPGKLVECPPLVCLETSPPPEQLGSCLPSTSSEEAVPSCTEIGEKKIPESIIPEEASSEVPTESSLDNVKRQLLLDDNCEPVMVIPLESSVTNPTDASNTPNKPPSLKDFPKAQTDSDSQAFNIPEETLADIPPNASTSISAKALEDIPLVISNIPLEAYIPNIDEEYDIDSAEGDSILPVIKEEGSVGTESECVETDSSEPEVTEYSFASGPSAPSTSVVLADEVSSTLEPEVTKYVIISDAEASCDSDLSESENSDDEDDYDPNKVNSDILPARPTSFEQDSKCNNEKTIQANPDSSRDKPDPSSHSLPFVKDAAPTIIKPDDSASNVLAIIATSNDGHSQSPDSTNILSKYDSNSEGSDTESEGAEAEAELREEVVKVPTAVHGTSPEFISTSVPPETSVVDTIKTPVVVSDPYPQKSLDTKVPNNPLQEISDSAEEISSSSCTSDLSDDDITTSTPKKSKIPRLVNCHES; from the coding sequence GTGGTGGTTTGACTGCGGCAGGCCTTCTCGTGCTACTTCTAGCCTTCATTGGTCTAGGAGTAGGAATTTACTATGCCTACATATGCCTTCGTGCTCGCCCACTTCGATCTAAGCCACCCACTGATTCTGAACGTGGCCCCTTGATAAACCCCGATCCTGACGTCAATGGTAATCACGAAGATGCTCCTTTGGAAGCTTCTGCACCAgcagatgatgatgataataccaAATACAAAACACCATTGGATGAACCTGACATCGGCAACGGTCAAGTTAAGTCACTAACTTCTGATCCTCCTGAGAATGTTGTTACATCTAGCAAGACTCCTAAGCAGAATGATGAAATTCTTGTTCCAATTGAGAATGCAGCTCCACCAGCCAAAATTGTGCATGAAAGAGAACTTGTTTCTCCTTTGAATCAAGTTGCCCCATTGATGCTTGCTAGCCCTGCTGTTCTGCAAGAGATTTCACCTGATTGCCACCCACAACAAAACAGTAAGCCTATTCCTCAACCCCAACTAGAGGCTGAGGTACAACCTACAAGAAATACACCCACACCTGTTTATATTCCAGTGCCACATGCCAAAAAACCTTTAACACTCAGTGATGAGGAAGATGGTTTACTGTTGTCAGAATGTGTCCCTCACGATGATAGCATTGATTCTGAACATTGTCCTAAACCCATTTCATTCATTCCTCAAGCGGATGTTCCAAGTTCTACTAAACATGAGAAACTGGAAGCCAGCAACGTTCCACATAAGGAAGACCAGTTTCAGTGTGATCCTGTGCTCATTCCTCTCCACACAGCATCTGCTCCACCCATGCCTGAAACACCAACCTCTGATCCAACACAACCTTTGCCTTCATCTCAGTCTGCTGAGCCAGAGATAACAGTTGTTGAGCCTGCACCTCAGCCTGCACCTCAGCCTGCACCTGGTTATGGCTGGAAGGAAGATGTTACACCTGTAGGTAAAGCAGTCGAACCTGTATCCCCTGAATTGTTAAATAATAAACTTTCTCCTTTGCTCGTGCAAGAAGATATTGAACAGATTCAGCCAATCCAAGATACACATTGTTTAGTACCTATTAATGAGATCAAACTGGATATATTAGATAAAAAATCCATCGAGAAAAACAAATCGCAACCAGAGTCTCCAGAAATTTCACCTCGGTCAACACTTAATAATAAGCATACACCCAAGATACCCGAGGAGGCGCCTGGAAAACTAGTAGAATGCCCTCCTCTTGTATGTTTGGAAACTAGTCCACCTCCTGAACAGTTGGGGTCTTGCTTGCCTAGTACATCGTCTGAAGAAGCTGTACCATCTTGCACAGAAATCGGTGAAAAAAAGATACCTGAATCAATAATTCCTGAGGAGGCAAGCTCAGAAGTACCCACAGAATCATCGCTAGATAATGTGAAGAGGCAGCTGCTACTTGATGATAATTGTGAACCCGTTATGGTTATCCCCTTGGAGTCTTCAGTTACAAATCCTACAGATGCCTCCAATACTCCAAATAAGCCACCATCATTAAAAGATTTTCCAAAAGCTCAGACTGATAGTGATTCACAGGCATTTAACATTCCAGAGGAAACTCTAGCAGATATTCCTCCCAATGCTTCAACAAGCATTTCTGCAAAGGCTTTAGAAGACATTCCTCTAGTGATTTCTAATATTCCTCTAGAAGCATATATTCCTAACATTGATGAGGAATATGATATAGATTCAGCAGAAGGAGATAGTATTTTACCAGTTATTAAAGAAGAGGGCAGCGTTGGGACTGAATCAGAATGTGTTGAAACTGACAGCAGCGAACCAGAAGTTACCGAATATTCATTTGCTTCAGGCCCATCAGCCCCGTCTACCTCAGTTGTTCTTGCAGATGAAGTTAGTTCCACTCTGGAGCCTGAAGTAACCAAATATGTTATTATTTCAGATGCAGAAGCATCTTGTGattctgacttgagtgaatcagagaATTCTGATGATGAAGATGATTATGATCCAAATAAGGTTAATTCAGATATTTTACCTGCTAGGCCAACATCTTTTGAACAAGATAGCAAATGCAACAATGAGAAAACTATACAAGCCAATCCAGATTCATCTAGAGATAAACCTGATCCCTCAAGTCATTCTTTACCATTTGTTAAAGATGCAGCACCTACCATTATAAAGCCTGATGACTCTGCTTCAAATGTATTAGCCATTATTGCCACTTCTAATGATGGACACTCGCAGTCACCTGATTCGACTAACATTCTGTCAAAGTACGATTCCAATTCAGAAGGCTCTGACACAGAATCTGAAGGAGCAGAAGCTGAGGCAGAGTTAAGGGAAGAAGTGGTCAAAGTACCAACTGCTGTCCATGGAACATCTCCTGAATTCATTAGCACTTCTGTTCCGCCTGAAACTTCTGTGGTAGATACTATAAAAACACCTGTGGTGGTTTCTGATCCTTATCCTCAAAAATCTCTTGATACAAAAGTGCCGAATAACCCTCTTCAAGAGATCTCTGATTCTGCAGAAGAAATATCATCTTCCTCCTGTACGTCTGATTTGTCTGATGATGATATAACAACTTCAACTCCTAAAAAATCTAAAATTCCTAGGCTAGTTAATTGTCATGAATCTTGA
- the LOC123747077 gene encoding uncharacterized protein isoform X3: MNSQGGGLTAAGLLVLLLAFIGLGVGIYYAYICLRARPLRSKPPTDSERGPLINPDPDVNGNHEDAPLEASAPADDDDNTKYKTPLDEPDIGNGQVKSLTSDPPENVVTSSKTPKQNDEILVPIENAAPPAKIVHERELVSPLNQVAPLMLASPAVLQEISPDCHPQQNSKPIPQPQLEAEVQPTRNTPTPVYIPVPHAKKPLTLSDEEDGLLLSECVPHDDSIDSEHCPKPISFIPQADVPSSTKHEKLEASNVPHKEDQFQCDPVLIPLHTASAPPMPETPTSDPTQPLPSSQSAEPEITVVEPAPQPAPQPAPGYGWKEDVTPVGKAVEPVSPELLNNKLSPLLVQEDIEQIQPIQDTHCLVPINEIKLDILDKKSIEKNKSQPESPEISPRSTLNNKHTPKIPEEAPGKLVECPPLVCLETSPPPEQLGSCLPSTSSEEAVPSCTEIGEKKIPESIIPEEASSEVPTESSLDNVKRQLLLDDNCEPVMVIPLESSVTNPTDASNTPNKPPSLKDFPKAQTDSDSQAFNIPEETLADIPPNASTSISAKALEDIPLVISNIPLEAYIPNIDEEYDIDSAEGDSILPVIKEEGSVGTESECVETDSSEPEVTEYSFASGPSAPSTSVVLADEVSSTLEPEVTKYVIISDAEASCDSDLSESENSDDEDDYDPNKVNSDILPARPTSFEQDSKCNNEKTIQANPDSSRDKPDPSSHSLPFVKDAAPTIIKPDDSASNVLAIIATSNDGHSQSPDSTNILSKYDSNSEGSDTESEGAEAEAELREEVVKVPTAVHGTSPEFISTSVPPETSVVDTIKTPVVVSDPYPQKSLDTKVPNNPLQEISDSAEEISSSSCTSDLSDDDITTSTPKKSKIPRLVNCHES, encoded by the coding sequence GTGGTGGTTTGACTGCGGCAGGCCTTCTCGTGCTACTTCTAGCCTTCATTGGTCTAGGAGTAGGAATTTACTATGCCTACATATGCCTTCGTGCTCGCCCACTTCGATCTAAGCCACCCACTGATTCTGAACGTGGCCCCTTGATAAACCCCGATCCTGACGTCAATGGTAATCACGAAGATGCTCCTTTGGAAGCTTCTGCACCAgcagatgatgatgataataccaAATACAAAACACCATTGGATGAACCTGACATCGGCAACGGTCAAGTTAAGTCACTAACTTCTGATCCTCCTGAGAATGTTGTTACATCTAGCAAGACTCCTAAGCAGAATGATGAAATTCTTGTTCCAATTGAGAATGCAGCTCCACCAGCCAAAATTGTGCATGAAAGAGAACTTGTTTCTCCTTTGAATCAAGTTGCCCCATTGATGCTTGCTAGCCCTGCTGTTCTGCAAGAGATTTCACCTGATTGCCACCCACAACAAAACAGTAAGCCTATTCCTCAACCCCAACTAGAGGCTGAGGTACAACCTACAAGAAATACACCCACACCTGTTTATATTCCAGTGCCACATGCCAAAAAACCTTTAACACTCAGTGATGAGGAAGATGGTTTACTGTTGTCAGAATGTGTCCCTCACGATGATAGCATTGATTCTGAACATTGTCCTAAACCCATTTCATTCATTCCTCAAGCGGATGTTCCAAGTTCTACTAAACATGAGAAACTGGAAGCCAGCAACGTTCCACATAAGGAAGACCAGTTTCAGTGTGATCCTGTGCTCATTCCTCTCCACACAGCATCTGCTCCACCCATGCCTGAAACACCAACCTCTGATCCAACACAACCTTTGCCTTCATCTCAGTCTGCTGAGCCAGAGATAACAGTTGTTGAGCCTGCACCTCAGCCTGCACCTCAGCCTGCACCTGGTTATGGCTGGAAGGAAGATGTTACACCTGTAGGTAAAGCAGTCGAACCTGTATCCCCTGAATTGTTAAATAATAAACTTTCTCCTTTGCTCGTGCAAGAAGATATTGAACAGATTCAGCCAATCCAAGATACACATTGTTTAGTACCTATTAATGAGATCAAACTGGATATATTAGATAAAAAATCCATCGAGAAAAACAAATCGCAACCAGAGTCTCCAGAAATTTCACCTCGGTCAACACTTAATAATAAGCATACACCCAAGATACCCGAGGAGGCGCCTGGAAAACTAGTAGAATGCCCTCCTCTTGTATGTTTGGAAACTAGTCCACCTCCTGAACAGTTGGGGTCTTGCTTGCCTAGTACATCGTCTGAAGAAGCTGTACCATCTTGCACAGAAATCGGTGAAAAAAAGATACCTGAATCAATAATTCCTGAGGAGGCAAGCTCAGAAGTACCCACAGAATCATCGCTAGATAATGTGAAGAGGCAGCTGCTACTTGATGATAATTGTGAACCCGTTATGGTTATCCCCTTGGAGTCTTCAGTTACAAATCCTACAGATGCCTCCAATACTCCAAATAAGCCACCATCATTAAAAGATTTTCCAAAAGCTCAGACTGATAGTGATTCACAGGCATTTAACATTCCAGAGGAAACTCTAGCAGATATTCCTCCCAATGCTTCAACAAGCATTTCTGCAAAGGCTTTAGAAGACATTCCTCTAGTGATTTCTAATATTCCTCTAGAAGCATATATTCCTAACATTGATGAGGAATATGATATAGATTCAGCAGAAGGAGATAGTATTTTACCAGTTATTAAAGAAGAGGGCAGCGTTGGGACTGAATCAGAATGTGTTGAAACTGACAGCAGCGAACCAGAAGTTACCGAATATTCATTTGCTTCAGGCCCATCAGCCCCGTCTACCTCAGTTGTTCTTGCAGATGAAGTTAGTTCCACTCTGGAGCCTGAAGTAACCAAATATGTTATTATTTCAGATGCAGAAGCATCTTGTGattctgacttgagtgaatcagagaATTCTGATGATGAAGATGATTATGATCCAAATAAGGTTAATTCAGATATTTTACCTGCTAGGCCAACATCTTTTGAACAAGATAGCAAATGCAACAATGAGAAAACTATACAAGCCAATCCAGATTCATCTAGAGATAAACCTGATCCCTCAAGTCATTCTTTACCATTTGTTAAAGATGCAGCACCTACCATTATAAAGCCTGATGACTCTGCTTCAAATGTATTAGCCATTATTGCCACTTCTAATGATGGACACTCGCAGTCACCTGATTCGACTAACATTCTGTCAAAGTACGATTCCAATTCAGAAGGCTCTGACACAGAATCTGAAGGAGCAGAAGCTGAGGCAGAGTTAAGGGAAGAAGTGGTCAAAGTACCAACTGCTGTCCATGGAACATCTCCTGAATTCATTAGCACTTCTGTTCCGCCTGAAACTTCTGTGGTAGATACTATAAAAACACCTGTGGTGGTTTCTGATCCTTATCCTCAAAAATCTCTTGATACAAAAGTGCCGAATAACCCTCTTCAAGAGATCTCTGATTCTGCAGAAGAAATATCATCTTCCTCCTGTACGTCTGATTTGTCTGATGATGATATAACAACTTCAACTCCTAAAAAATCTAAAATTCCTAGGCTAGTTAATTGTCATGAATCTTGA